A genomic stretch from Candidatus Hydrogenisulfobacillus filiaventi includes:
- a CDS encoding conserved membrane protein of unknown function (Evidence 4 : Unknown function but conserved in other organisms) — MIFLSIAVISWAAALAALDRRHWRRGYATALAASAGSFVLDELFTAGGFWSYRSQLLPALWPNLVLNLSLYPAGAWVFVQRYPYGPWRRVGWVLLGTALLLAVEAVLDWTGHMFYHHGWSFQASALANVVLLLALRAHDRLASGPLS, encoded by the coding sequence GTGATCTTCCTGTCCATTGCCGTCATCAGCTGGGCCGCCGCCCTCGCGGCCCTGGACCGCCGGCACTGGCGGCGGGGCTACGCCACCGCCCTGGCCGCCAGTGCGGGTTCCTTTGTGCTGGACGAGCTGTTTACGGCCGGCGGGTTCTGGTCGTACCGGTCGCAGCTGCTGCCTGCGCTCTGGCCCAACCTGGTGCTGAACCTGAGCCTCTATCCGGCCGGGGCCTGGGTGTTCGTCCAGCGGTATCCCTATGGGCCCTGGCGGCGGGTGGGCTGGGTGCTGCTGGGCACCGCCCTCCTGCTGGCGGTGGAGGCGGTGCTGGACTGGACCGGGCACATGTTCTACCACCATGGCTGGAGCTTCCAGGCCTCCGCACTGGCCAACGTGGTGCTGCTGCTGGCGTTGCGCGCCCATGACCGCCTGGCCTCGGGGCCCCTCTCTTGA
- the tcrA gene encoding Transcriptional regulatory protein TcrA produces the protein MLEREQWPASASSTTGSPPAPGRGGQRVLIVEDRPEVAQWLRTELFHAGWVPDTAPDGATARAKAQGGVYDIILLDIMLPDEDGFRVAAALRQVTAAPIIMVTARQALEDRVRALDGGADDYLAKPFAVEELLARMRAVLRRVRGRPAPVLEVGDLRIRPEERQAEQGGRPLPLGRREFDLLRVLAEHENRVLSREQLLEQAWGYEFYGESNVVDVTVRRLREHLDPQGGVVIAAVRGVGYVLRRKAERP, from the coding sequence ATGCTGGAACGGGAGCAGTGGCCCGCATCCGCCTCCAGCACGACCGGTAGTCCGCCCGCTCCCGGGCGCGGCGGCCAGCGGGTCCTGATTGTGGAGGACCGGCCGGAAGTGGCGCAGTGGCTGCGGACCGAGCTCTTCCACGCCGGCTGGGTGCCGGATACCGCGCCGGACGGGGCGACGGCCCGCGCCAAGGCGCAGGGCGGGGTGTATGACATCATCCTGCTCGACATCATGCTGCCGGACGAGGACGGGTTCCGGGTAGCGGCGGCGCTGCGACAGGTGACCGCCGCCCCCATCATCATGGTGACCGCCCGCCAGGCCTTGGAGGACCGGGTGCGGGCCCTGGACGGGGGCGCGGACGACTACCTGGCCAAGCCATTTGCGGTCGAGGAACTACTGGCACGGATGCGTGCGGTCCTGCGGCGGGTGCGGGGGCGTCCGGCGCCCGTGCTGGAGGTGGGGGACCTCCGCATCCGGCCCGAGGAGCGTCAGGCGGAGCAGGGAGGGCGGCCGCTGCCGCTGGGCCGCCGGGAGTTCGACCTCCTGCGCGTGCTGGCGGAACATGAGAACCGGGTGCTGAGCCGCGAGCAGCTGCTGGAACAGGCTTGGGGGTATGAATTTTACGGGGAGTCCAATGTAGTGGACGTGACCGTGCGCCGGCTGCGGGAGCACCTGGACCCGCAGGGCGGGGTGGTCATTGCGGCCGTGCGCGGGGTGGGGTACGTGCTGCGCCGGAAGGCGGAACGCCCATGA
- a CDS encoding putative Histidine kinase (Evidence 3 : Putative function from multiple computational evidences; Product type e : enzyme), whose translation MSRRPRWRGWPIALALMLGIGMLMLATEVGSGYFVYSLSRSRLIETAARSAWIKARAQAARLVAEQRQRPEQSALEDLADLAAGQEYLLVIDRQGRFRMAAGPVPPAFPARSWIREPSRGWFLYRSVPYVFARVPLGGDHFLVVVDRITRRWALLAAVRQGLLIGGAVLFLSSMAGVAWVVWLITRPLAAIEVAAERIARDPEGGQALPVTSALREVRSLTASLNRMVDRLRAAQARERQFAGDAAHALRTPIHIIRGYLGTLARWGHQDPEVARQALATLTREAAGMERLVDRLLILSRLEAGQVTTAPVALDPGLFLEGLRPELADACPHHALQLDTGSGPLPPVRAEPDLVQAILRVLVENADSYGLPETPVMVRVGSGPDGRVWFAVENRGPALPADVLPHLFERFYRGHAPAESGHYGLGLAIADRMLTLLEGQWDIGSREGVTRFAFGLPAAGGIAEARPAQIAGRRSRTRGGEAG comes from the coding sequence ATGAGCCGTCGCCCCCGGTGGCGGGGCTGGCCGATCGCCCTGGCCCTGATGCTGGGGATCGGGATGCTGATGCTGGCCACTGAGGTGGGGTCGGGGTATTTTGTCTACTCCCTCAGCCGTTCCCGCCTGATCGAGACGGCTGCCCGATCCGCATGGATCAAGGCCCGGGCGCAGGCCGCCCGTCTGGTCGCCGAACAGCGGCAGCGGCCGGAGCAGTCTGCGCTGGAGGACCTGGCCGACCTGGCCGCCGGGCAGGAATATCTCCTGGTCATCGACCGCCAGGGCCGGTTCCGGATGGCGGCGGGCCCGGTGCCCCCCGCTTTTCCGGCCCGATCCTGGATCCGGGAGCCGTCCCGGGGCTGGTTCCTTTACCGGTCGGTGCCCTATGTCTTTGCCCGGGTGCCGCTGGGTGGGGATCATTTTCTGGTGGTGGTGGACCGCATCACCCGCCGCTGGGCCCTGCTGGCGGCCGTCCGTCAGGGCTTGCTCATCGGTGGGGCGGTGCTGTTCCTGAGCAGCATGGCGGGGGTGGCCTGGGTGGTCTGGCTCATCACCCGCCCTCTGGCGGCCATCGAGGTGGCAGCTGAACGGATTGCCCGGGATCCCGAAGGCGGCCAGGCCCTGCCCGTCACCTCCGCGCTCCGGGAGGTACGCTCCCTGACCGCCTCCCTCAACCGCATGGTGGACCGGCTGCGGGCGGCGCAGGCCCGGGAGCGCCAGTTTGCCGGGGATGCCGCCCATGCCCTGCGCACGCCTATCCACATCATCCGGGGCTATCTGGGCACGCTGGCCCGCTGGGGCCATCAGGATCCCGAGGTTGCCCGGCAGGCGCTGGCCACCTTGACCCGGGAGGCAGCCGGTATGGAACGCCTGGTGGATCGCTTGCTCATCCTTTCCCGCCTGGAGGCGGGGCAGGTGACAACCGCCCCGGTGGCCCTGGACCCCGGCCTTTTCCTGGAAGGGCTGCGGCCGGAGCTGGCGGATGCCTGCCCGCATCACGCCCTGCAGCTGGACACGGGGTCCGGTCCGCTGCCGCCGGTGCGGGCGGAACCGGACCTGGTCCAGGCCATCCTGCGTGTGCTGGTGGAGAATGCCGACAGCTACGGGCTGCCGGAGACCCCGGTTATGGTGCGGGTAGGTTCCGGACCCGACGGCCGGGTGTGGTTCGCGGTCGAAAACCGGGGACCGGCACTGCCGGCGGATGTCCTGCCCCACCTCTTCGAGCGCTTCTACCGCGGGCACGCCCCCGCCGAGTCGGGCCATTACGGGCTGGGTCTGGCCATCGCCGACCGCATGCTGACCCTGCTGGAGGGGCAATGGGACATCGGCAGCCGGGAGGGGGTGACCCGCTTTGCCTTCGGGCTGCCGGCGGCGGGGGGCATAGCCGAGGCCCGGCCGGCGCAGATTGCCGGCAGGCGCAGCCGTACGCGGGGAGGCGAAGCCGGGTGA
- a CDS encoding protein of unknown function (Evidence 5 : Unknown function) → MAGLRLALAGLLGAAAVSCPWWLAARAGAPRPVRLAGVSTGMAARLARAAAGGQVLSVAPTARNGRTVFQARVRSPDGRVWTVEVDGEDGRVEKQPWEPSPAGSSPAGTRPANPAPVSGRPRRTSAPAIPPAAAGTETPAATATAAPGSPGLSLPEAATRAVQAVGGGVVLRVHAEGEDGGHSRVVARVLLPTGQIAEVTLDAGTGAVARIRLQHDR, encoded by the coding sequence GTGGCGGGACTGCGCCTGGCGTTGGCGGGGCTGCTGGGGGCGGCGGCGGTGTCCTGCCCCTGGTGGCTAGCTGCCCGGGCCGGTGCGCCCCGCCCGGTGCGGCTGGCCGGGGTCAGTACCGGCATGGCGGCCCGCCTGGCCCGGGCGGCGGCGGGCGGGCAGGTCCTGAGTGTTGCTCCCACCGCGCGGAACGGGCGCACGGTGTTTCAGGCCCGCGTCCGCAGCCCGGATGGGCGGGTGTGGACGGTTGAGGTGGACGGGGAGGACGGCCGGGTGGAGAAGCAGCCCTGGGAACCGTCGCCGGCGGGCAGCTCCCCGGCCGGCACCCGGCCGGCGAACCCGGCTCCGGTCTCCGGCCGCCCCAGGAGGACTTCCGCTCCGGCGATCCCGCCTGCGGCGGCGGGCACGGAAACGCCGGCGGCGACGGCAACGGCCGCCCCCGGCTCCCCCGGCCTCAGCCTGCCGGAGGCGGCCACCCGCGCGGTGCAGGCGGTCGGCGGCGGGGTTGTGCTCCGGGTTCATGCCGAGGGGGAGGACGGCGGGCACAGCCGGGTAGTCGCCCGGGTCCTGCTCCCGACCGGACAGATTGCGGAGGTGACCCTGGATGCTGGAACGGGAGCAGTGGCCCGCATCCGCCTCCAGCACGACCGGTAG
- a CDS encoding protein of unknown function (Evidence 5 : Unknown function), with protein sequence MQMSAAKPGSQEVRARATDLDLGGVFTPTYLISVVLMFLIAFGGLMVASHISP encoded by the coding sequence ATGCAGATGTCGGCGGCGAAACCCGGGAGCCAGGAAGTGCGGGCGCGGGCGACCGACCTCGATTTGGGGGGGGTGTTTACCCCGACCTATCTGATTTCCGTGGTTTTGATGTTCCTGATTGCTTTTGGCGGGTTGATGGTCGCCTCACATATCAGCCCCTGA
- a CDS encoding DsbD domain-containing protein: MEGISWFVAFAAGMASLLSPCVVPLIPSYLTAMAGTNLTTVQSVAEVRGRVVTNAVAFVLGFSLILVLSGMAATQLGLFVRSHQRVIAEVGGLVIILFALQVLGIINIGFLNREERVQVQSGQARRMAGSFLLGIAFAAGWTPCVGPVWASILVIAAQAHSVALGGLLLLAYAMGMALPLLLLAVFIGQAMTAVRHIQRYLPAVERATGLLLLVLGLALVTGIYGSIPNYLYRF; the protein is encoded by the coding sequence GTGGAAGGAATATCCTGGTTTGTCGCCTTCGCGGCCGGCATGGCATCGCTGCTGTCGCCCTGCGTGGTGCCGTTGATTCCCTCGTACCTGACAGCCATGGCCGGCACCAACCTGACCACCGTGCAGTCCGTAGCCGAGGTGCGGGGACGGGTGGTCACCAACGCTGTCGCATTCGTGCTGGGCTTCAGCCTGATCCTGGTGCTGTCCGGTATGGCGGCCACCCAGCTGGGTTTATTCGTCCGCAGCCACCAGCGCGTGATTGCGGAGGTCGGCGGACTGGTCATCATACTCTTCGCCCTGCAGGTGCTGGGCATCATCAACATCGGCTTTCTCAACCGGGAAGAGCGGGTGCAGGTGCAAAGCGGCCAGGCCCGCCGCATGGCGGGATCCTTCCTGCTGGGCATTGCCTTCGCGGCCGGCTGGACGCCCTGTGTCGGCCCGGTTTGGGCCAGCATCCTGGTCATCGCCGCCCAGGCCCATTCCGTCGCCCTGGGCGGCCTGCTGCTCCTGGCGTATGCCATGGGCATGGCCCTACCCCTGCTCCTCCTGGCCGTCTTCATCGGACAGGCCATGACCGCCGTCCGGCACATCCAACGCTATCTGCCGGCGGTGGAGCGGGCCACAGGCCTGCTGCTGCTGGTGCTGGGCCTGGCACTGGTGACCGGAATCTACGGCTCCATCCCCAACTACCTCTACCGCTTCTAG
- a CDS encoding conserved protein of unknown function (Evidence 4 : Unknown function but conserved in other organisms), whose product MSSTQSRIRRALRWSHYGTTALRWFLEWTILVVIALGIVAFYVRWWPAFHHPGIIFAQLRDLLNDLFWLILLIEVRDLLNRISVPRLLDIVATVLARKLVLEVHAPAAFIETGALVLVVAARLAWSRWAVASAPRS is encoded by the coding sequence ATGAGCAGTACCCAATCGCGGATCCGCCGGGCCTTGCGATGGAGCCACTATGGGACCACCGCCCTGCGCTGGTTCCTGGAATGGACTATCCTGGTGGTGATTGCCCTGGGCATTGTGGCCTTTTACGTGCGCTGGTGGCCCGCCTTCCACCACCCGGGGATCATCTTCGCCCAGCTGCGGGACCTGCTGAACGACCTCTTCTGGCTTATCCTCCTCATTGAGGTACGGGACCTGCTGAACCGCATCTCCGTGCCGCGCCTGCTGGACATCGTCGCCACCGTGCTGGCGCGGAAGCTGGTCCTGGAGGTCCATGCCCCCGCCGCCTTCATCGAAACCGGGGCGCTGGTGCTGGTGGTGGCGGCGCGCCTGGCCTGGAGCCGCTGGGCGGTTGCCTCCGCGCCCCGGTCCTGA
- a CDS encoding protein of unknown function (Evidence 5 : Unknown function): MLGEPGAPPTTGRRPEADVPWTPGNRRSEHARQVGGKLLLPLKLWRVGRCDGGRSPPVPMPHTVVPAPARPSAGPAGD; encoded by the coding sequence GTGCTGGGGGAACCCGGCGCCCCCCCGACCACCGGGAGACGACCGGAGGCCGACGTGCCGTGGACACCGGGTAACCGGCGCAGCGAGCACGCCCGGCAGGTCGGCGGGAAGCTGCTTCTGCCGCTGAAGTTGTGGAGGGTCGGGCGGTGCGACGGCGGGCGGAGTCCACCCGTCCCCATGCCGCACACGGTCGTGCCGGCGCCCGCGCGCCCGTCGGCTGGTCCCGCCGGGGACTGA
- the dapG gene encoding aspartokinase I (alpha and beta subunits) (Evidence 2a : Function from experimental evidences in other organisms; PubMedId : 1906928, 8098035; Product type e : enzyme) has product MGIVIQKFGGTSLATADGRRRAVHWVARARAAGHRPVVVVSAMGRRGDPYATDTLLDLLAPLPRPPAWEADRLMACGEIIATVVMAAHLRAEGLDAEPMTGPEAGIRTDDRHGDARILSVDPAPVRAVLDAGRVPVVAGFQGRTPAGRLATLGRGGSDTTAVALGAALGAELVDIFTDVDGIKTADPRLVPEARTIPELAYEEVFQLANAGARVLHPRAVEIARQAGTRLRVRSTFSEAPGTLVGPGQGFADPWGHRQPDRAVTGITHLPGLTQFAVAPPAGAEADQHWARLLFRDLGAAGISIDLINLFPDRVLFTVPSPAAARTRQTAAALGGAVEEHPGRAKVTVVGSAIQGLPGVMAQVMEALAGAGVPVLQTADSLSTITVLIDGEHAGRAVQALHRQFGLERDPAAVRAAPVGAGRPPGHAAASLDG; this is encoded by the coding sequence ATGGGCATCGTGATCCAGAAGTTCGGGGGGACCTCACTGGCGACGGCGGACGGCCGCCGGCGGGCGGTGCATTGGGTGGCGCGGGCCCGGGCCGCCGGCCACCGGCCGGTGGTGGTGGTGTCCGCCATGGGCCGGCGGGGCGATCCGTACGCCACCGACACCCTGCTCGACCTATTGGCGCCCCTGCCCCGGCCGCCGGCCTGGGAAGCCGACCGGCTGATGGCCTGCGGGGAGATTATCGCCACCGTGGTGATGGCGGCCCACCTCCGGGCCGAGGGGCTGGACGCCGAGCCCATGACGGGTCCCGAAGCCGGCATCCGCACCGACGACCGGCATGGTGATGCCCGCATCCTGTCGGTGGATCCCGCGCCGGTGCGGGCGGTGCTGGATGCGGGCCGGGTGCCGGTGGTAGCCGGCTTTCAAGGCCGGACCCCGGCCGGCCGCCTGGCCACGCTGGGCCGGGGGGGCAGTGACACCACGGCGGTGGCCTTGGGTGCCGCCTTGGGCGCTGAGCTGGTGGATATTTTTACCGATGTGGATGGCATCAAGACCGCCGACCCGCGCCTGGTGCCTGAGGCCCGGACGATTCCGGAACTGGCCTATGAGGAGGTTTTTCAACTGGCCAATGCCGGCGCCCGGGTGCTCCATCCGCGGGCGGTGGAGATTGCCCGGCAGGCCGGCACCCGCCTGCGCGTCCGCAGCACCTTTTCGGAGGCGCCCGGCACCCTGGTGGGGCCAGGCCAGGGCTTCGCGGATCCCTGGGGGCACCGGCAGCCGGATCGGGCGGTAACCGGCATCACCCATCTGCCGGGCCTCACCCAGTTCGCGGTGGCGCCGCCGGCCGGCGCCGAGGCGGACCAGCATTGGGCCCGGCTGTTGTTCCGCGACCTGGGCGCAGCCGGGATTTCCATCGACCTCATCAACCTCTTTCCCGACCGGGTGCTGTTCACGGTGCCATCCCCGGCCGCGGCCCGCACCCGCCAGACGGCGGCTGCCCTGGGGGGAGCCGTGGAGGAGCATCCGGGCCGGGCCAAGGTGACGGTCGTGGGGTCGGCCATTCAAGGGCTGCCGGGGGTGATGGCCCAGGTGATGGAGGCCTTGGCGGGGGCCGGTGTGCCCGTCCTGCAGACCGCCGACTCTCTCTCCACCATTACGGTGTTGATTGACGGGGAGCATGCCGGCCGGGCGGTGCAGGCCCTGCACCGGCAGTTCGGGCTAGAACGGGATCCGGCGGCAGTGCGGGCCGCCCCGGTGGGGGCGGGGCGGCCTCCCGGCCATGCCGCCGCCTCGCTGGACGGGTAG
- a CDS encoding protein of unknown function (Evidence 5 : Unknown function), protein MQEAERAVEALRQLWRDLADTPWGGWAPCRVGVAEVGPQRLVWADLGQAEDSWCVRPEEPPAWIRSWPLDPGRGWDSGYRPEALQAFWVGPARWQGDDLVFRTFIEGTVLALLRATRGRDRPPDRWYTWVWPPAPAGVPCPQLAHWGSPRPPVQSREDLDAALAAVRLSAAVPEPVWALLNRAVRLLRAGYYDCELFAPAELYAAMAVETALKAAYLATLDRPAVMTLSDGRRGEPLHARVYPDPPSYATLSRASRDFRGRYRGLALAVNTRPFPLGKGALLNWVAGRGWLDALDVALVRHYFRLRDVMSHPEVPFVETLADALETLEAVVGLLNRFWARVGRVIALSSDAAMLEPEESR, encoded by the coding sequence ATGCAGGAAGCGGAGCGGGCGGTGGAGGCCCTGCGCCAGCTGTGGCGGGATCTGGCGGACACCCCTTGGGGCGGCTGGGCGCCCTGCCGGGTGGGGGTGGCGGAGGTAGGCCCGCAACGGCTGGTGTGGGCGGATCTGGGTCAGGCCGAAGACAGCTGGTGCGTCCGGCCGGAGGAGCCGCCTGCCTGGATCCGGTCCTGGCCCCTGGATCCGGGCCGCGGCTGGGACAGCGGGTACCGGCCCGAGGCGTTGCAGGCCTTCTGGGTCGGCCCCGCCCGCTGGCAGGGTGACGACCTGGTCTTCCGGACCTTCATCGAAGGGACCGTGCTGGCCCTTCTGCGGGCTACGCGGGGACGGGACCGCCCGCCCGACCGCTGGTACACCTGGGTATGGCCGCCCGCCCCGGCCGGTGTCCCCTGCCCGCAACTGGCGCACTGGGGCTCCCCCCGGCCTCCAGTACAGAGCCGGGAGGACCTGGATGCAGCCCTGGCTGCCGTCCGCCTTTCGGCGGCGGTGCCCGAACCGGTGTGGGCCCTGCTCAACCGGGCGGTGCGCCTCCTCCGGGCCGGTTACTACGACTGCGAGCTGTTCGCGCCGGCGGAGCTCTATGCGGCCATGGCGGTGGAAACCGCCCTCAAGGCCGCCTACCTCGCGACCCTGGATAGGCCGGCGGTCATGACCCTGTCCGACGGCCGCCGCGGGGAGCCCTTGCACGCTCGGGTGTACCCGGATCCGCCGTCCTATGCCACCTTGTCCCGGGCCTCCCGGGATTTCCGCGGCCGCTATCGGGGCCTGGCGCTAGCGGTTAACACCCGGCCGTTCCCGTTGGGCAAGGGGGCGCTGCTCAACTGGGTCGCGGGCCGGGGATGGCTGGATGCGCTGGACGTGGCGCTGGTGCGCCACTATTTCCGGCTGCGGGACGTGATGAGCCACCCCGAGGTCCCGTTCGTGGAAACCCTGGCGGACGCCCTGGAGACGCTCGAGGCCGTGGTGGGGCTATTAAACCGGTTCTGGGCCCGGGTCGGGCGTGTCATTGCCTTGTCATCGGACGCCGCTATGCTGGAGCCGGAAGAGAGCCGGTAG
- the asd gene encoding aspartate-semialdehyde dehydrogenase (Evidence 2a : Function from experimental evidences in other organisms; PubMedId : 8098035, 12682299, 25355936, 25393291; Product type e : enzyme), whose amino-acid sequence MRGVRPLRVAVLGATGLVGQTILRILEERAVPVSDLVPLATEGHGRSVTFQGRSWPVEAVEGMDWSRVDVAFFAASNPASERYAPLAAAAGVTVIDKSSHFRMDPAVPLVVPEVNGDAVGDSRIIASPNCSTIQLVVALNPIRQAAGLERVLVSTYQAVSGTGREAMETLDRETRARLAGEEVAPSTYPTHIAFNVLPYCDRFGDLDYTGEEWKLTRESAKIFAEPIPLSATAVRVPVLVSHAEAVYVETREPISVEAVRDLLARAPGVRLVDDPARGLVPTPEMAAGQDDVLVGRIRRDPFHPRGLHLFVVADNLRKGAATNAVQILESLSERWLAPARGHAGA is encoded by the coding sequence ATGAGGGGCGTGCGCCCACTACGCGTCGCGGTGCTGGGAGCCACCGGACTGGTCGGTCAGACGATTCTGCGGATCCTGGAGGAACGGGCGGTGCCGGTTTCCGACCTGGTGCCCCTCGCCACCGAGGGCCATGGCCGGAGCGTGACCTTCCAGGGCCGCAGCTGGCCGGTAGAGGCGGTGGAGGGGATGGATTGGTCGCGGGTGGATGTGGCCTTTTTCGCGGCCTCCAATCCGGCCAGTGAACGCTATGCCCCGCTGGCGGCAGCCGCCGGGGTCACCGTCATCGACAAGTCCAGCCATTTCCGCATGGACCCCGCGGTGCCGCTGGTGGTCCCGGAGGTCAACGGCGACGCGGTGGGGGACAGCCGGATCATCGCCAGCCCCAATTGCTCCACCATTCAGCTGGTGGTGGCCCTCAATCCTATCCGCCAGGCGGCCGGGCTGGAACGGGTGCTGGTATCCACCTACCAGGCGGTGTCGGGTACGGGCCGGGAGGCGATGGAGACCCTGGATCGTGAAACCCGGGCCCGCCTGGCGGGGGAGGAAGTAGCGCCCAGCACCTATCCCACGCATATCGCCTTTAATGTGCTGCCCTACTGCGACCGGTTCGGGGATCTCGACTACACCGGGGAGGAATGGAAGCTGACCCGGGAGTCGGCCAAGATCTTCGCCGAACCCATCCCGCTCTCGGCCACTGCGGTGCGGGTCCCGGTGCTGGTCAGTCATGCGGAGGCGGTGTACGTGGAGACCCGGGAGCCGATCAGCGTGGAGGCGGTGCGGGACCTGTTGGCCCGCGCCCCGGGGGTCCGGCTGGTGGATGACCCCGCCCGCGGGCTGGTCCCCACGCCCGAAATGGCCGCCGGGCAGGACGACGTACTGGTGGGCCGGATCCGCCGGGATCCCTTCCACCCGCGCGGCCTGCACCTGTTTGTGGTGGCGGATAACCTGCGCAAGGGTGCCGCCACCAATGCGGTTCAGATCCTGGAGTCCCTGAGCGAACGCTGGCTGGCGCCTGCCAGGGGGCACGCCGGCGCCTAG